The genomic region AGCAGTTTTATGTCTTccggaaggaataaaagaaaatatgtgttTGCAGATTTGTTTATAAATAGTGACAGATGATGCTTAATAAGAATCTTTTGTAATATAATGACCAAGCAGCTCTGGGACAAAACATTTAATATCACTGGACTAATATCATGCTCGTTTATTCTCCTGTCATTGCACCACATTTCTGATTTCGAAcggtatataatacacaatacatCTAAAATGGCTGTATAACTTCAATCAAGAAAATCACATAAAATCATTCATTTAAGTATGTAAACCTTCACTACACAATCACGAAAACTGCAGTTAACATTCCGACAGACAACACATCACAATTACATCAGCAGATCCATAGAACCCTTATGACCGACGAGGCCAATCATAAAGCTTTTAGTATTCCTTATGACCGACGTGAGTTCATGGGAATAAACTCGATGCCTTCTGAAAGACCGAATTTCTGGAGTATGGCCAGCATAGCCACAGTTCCTAGCAGGAGTCCCAAAAAGAACATGCCGATGCCCATTCCTGCCATGGCAcctggagaaaaggaggaagaaagaatggttTACTGTTTGGCTTGACGGCAGAAGGTAGGTGCTGAAATGATATTGAAAGTGATGAAAGTATCCAAATGTACAAACGAGAAAACTCTTCAATACCTGGCGTGTACATTGGAGCACTTTTCGTCATCTTGTAGAAGTTAAAACGTCCGATTTCGTCCATTAACTTCTCCGTAAATGACGCCTTCGATATATCAGCAATAACTGGTTCATTGTCTTTCCTATCTCTTTGTACTAGAGTTTCCCCTTCAGCGTGTGTTTCAGTGTGACCCGTTTTCTTTGGTGAACTTTCGGGGAGACTTGTGTCTTTCTGGATATTTCCATGTTCCTGTTGAGATCTATATGTGTCGCTGTCGACTGTTTGCTGCGAGGATTTCAGGGGATGGCAGCTGTCCTCAAACATCTCCCGGAGACTGTCTTCGTATGCTTGCATCGTCTTTATGTGCTGTTGTGGTAGGAGTGTATTAATTATGGATGTCGTATTAATGGTGCAACTAAAAATGAAGtaccattttcttcattattctagTTCTGTGTTAATATTTCAGTCTGCATTTAATCATACACATAAACGTAATATTTCTGCATAACTACATAGTACTATAATTGGAGCCCGAAACCTCAAATTTTAGAAATATAAGATTCTTTACCAAGTTCGTACAACTAAACTTGTTTCAGGATAATATGAACCCCTATTCGCGATTACTGAACTCTTCCATAAAATTAATGACCAAAACCATAAGATGgacaaaaatgcataaaaaagaaaagcatgATCCTAAAATACCATCACGACCCTTATGCAGGATATTCCCCCAAGCTCTCATCAATCCCAGAGAACGACCCTTCGATACCACTACTTTACCCCGGGAGTGTCGTAGCTCTCGTCGACCAGGAAGACGACCAGATTCCCCATAGACGCCTGGAGCGAAGCAACGACGTCCTCGAGGGGAGGTCCTACAGAAGGAGGAAAATCGATGCCGGATACAGGAGGCTGGTCCACAAGGGTGAATTCGCAATACAAATGACCGTCTCTCTCGTTGAACTCAACCTGCGAAATAGGAAGAAGCAGTATGACGAGAAGGCCTCGGGTATAATCGAGTGTTTTCCTCTTTGCTTCGTCGCTTTGTGAACGGCTTGTTTAATATggatagaataataaaaacatatataacactAAATAAACGAAGTTATATCTAACCACACCACAGATACTACATAAAGAcgtacttctctctcctcacttcttcaCGATATTCATTGATAGAAACAACGCCACAACTGAACACCATTTTTCTCCCGAACTAACCGTCATGTGCTGGATGCGAATGGAGGGGACACTCAAGTACATCTCCAGCGAGCCGTGGATGGCACGGATGAACTGGTCAGGCTTGTTGTCAAAGTCGTCGCGGAATTCTCCCGGAAAAGCAATCTGGAAGCGACGGATATGGTCGTGGCCTTTGAAGCAGGGAGTGATGTCGAAGACCGTCATGTCCAGGGCGCTCTGGTCGAATCTGAGGGCGAGAGGTTTGATAGCTGCGTGCGAGTGTCATTCTCATTTTAAGCAACATCAGCATTtctttatcttgttattattatttcatgatcgTCCTAATCATTTGTGTAAGTATCACTACTAGGGAAGtagtatatcataataatattaacggtcattatcactatcatgttacatttcatcaccatcattactattatcatcatcaacatcactaccATTAACTTCATAAAAAACATTGTCGATGTTACTGttgctactattgttactgttgccatcaacattactgatattattattatcgtcaacataattatcttcatgacccgtatcaccattattattaatggccatattcatattcatttccttctctttttttgtacattttgccCAATCTTGGCCCTTACTTAAAGATGTTCTGTTCCAGGGCAACGAAAGTGTTATATTCAGGGTTGGACGGACTGGTAAAATCTTGCTGTATCTTGACGAGGATTGGAATGGGATATAACTTATCCGGAAGAGGTTCTGAGCCCGCGTCCTCGCGCCATCCTTCCTGGAGGAGAGTGACGGGCTTTAGTCGCAAGATAGATTCAAACTCAGTTAAATACGCTTGGAGATGAGTGACAAAACGTTATAAGCTTTGTTCTTCTGTCCGGACTATCTTTATCTATAATAATGCATTTCATCAGGCTTTGGTGTTATTTAATCTTGCTCAGAATCCAATGCCACgcatattttcctttttgaaatTATTTATCCTAATTACAAAATTGCAAATGAACTTAAAATAATGTATCTCCTGTAATACGTCTTGGATACTCTAACAAACAcgaaaaacaaggagaaacatTACGAACAAAATCACGTCTCCACGAATAACCTAAATTAACATAATAATTACAAGAtcttaaggagagagaaaaaaaaaaaacgaaacaaaaagcaaCAATGATCCCATACCTCTAGGAAATAGATTTCGTACGTGAGCTTTTCCTCCAGCGTTGTATTTCCCACAGTCTGGTCGAGCCTCCCAACCCAGACGTCGCATGGAAGGCCCCGCGCCCTTTTCTGCAACGGAAGGATTGGTTTGAGCTTAGCGTTGTTAGTATTTGTTTGTTAGTACGTGCATGGATATCTGGGttgttagtttttgtttgttaatgcttgcatgtgtttgtttgttagcacGTTCATGTATTTGTGGGTTGTTAGTATTTGTTAGTGcgtgcatgtatttgtttgttagcacgtgtatgtatttgtgggttgttagtatttgtttgttagtgcgtgcatgtatttgtttgttagcacgtgtatgtatttgtgggtTGTTAGTATTTGTTAGtgcgtgcatgtatttgtgtgcgaatgtgtgtctgtttggatGTGAGGATGTAGGTTGAGTATGTGGGTGGGCAGGGTAAGTTCTTGTGCGTTTGTTAGACGGTATACTTATGCTTGTGTGGATATGAGAGggagtatgtatatgtggacaTGCAATACACGTAATAATttagtccctctccctttcttcaccagTCTCCTCTTGTTTCCTTAGTCTTTCCAGTTTTCCAAACCCCTAGTTTCCTGTTTATGAAGTATCTTTATTAATGCTTATGGAATAAACACCTAACAAAGCTGAAACAAAGTTTTAGATAtggacaattattatcattacactactAAACTTTACATTCATGAACCTGACAAACGTTAGAGATTTTTGAGGTAGTCTGCGCGTTTCATATGAgactcgttcgttcgttcgttcgttcgcgcATCGCCGGTTCGAATCTTCCGGGACCGAATCTTGGGTTTTGAATTTTCCACTTTCTTCATCATCTAAACTACGAATCttggctctgtttttttttttttttttttttttgcagtttcttttattttttaatgcctGCTATAATCGAATTCGCCCATATCCCTTCACCCTAAACCTCCCTTTTCACACGGTTTATCCTAAACATGTTGGCTGGCGTCGGGTGCGGCCATTTTGCAAAAACCAACGGTCTAACCTTTCCATAGTACGTGAGGTTGGACACTTGGCCGAGACCGAAGAGTGTCAGTGGGTCCTTTATGGTCACTTGGCCGCTTGGGTCGACGATGGTGTCATATCCAGTGTCAGGGATATTGATGGCTGTGCAGTTCCCGAGGCCTTTGTTGATAATGAACTCAACGCCGCTTCGGAAGTCCTTTTGCAGACAAAGAAAACGGGTAAGAGTGCAATCGTAGAAGATATGGCAATAGGATGAAGGTAATCTGATTAGAAATGCTGTTTaggatttattaatttattgtcatttatttcccgttaaaaaaaatatatatatgtgtgtgtgtgtgtgtgtgtgtttgtatgcgtgtgtgtgtgtgtgtgtatgtgtgtgtgtgtgtgtgtgtgtgtgtgtgtgtgtgtgtgtgtgtgtgtgtgcgtgtgcgtgtgcgtgtgcgtgtgcgtgtgtgtgtgtgtgtgtgtcacatatattCCACACCGTTCCTTTCTTTACTGAGTGGACTGTTTCTAAATAAGACAATGACACACGCGATGccaaaacacgaaaaaatatccccgagatacaaaaaaaagaaaaaaatatatattcataggaaTGACCAGAGACTTACCCTGATAACGACCGCTTCGTTGACCCCCACGTAATAACCCTCGACGGAGAAAGGGTCGGGAATGAAGTCCGCTCGGGTTATTTTGCGCTCGTAGTCATACcagttctgagagagagagaaaaagtatggTTCTGTTTCCTTGtgctatgtttgtctctctcttttttttcgttgattttctttttctctttcgttctgtttctttcgctctctctctctctctctttctgtttctttctctccttttctctttctgtttctttctctctttttctctttctatttctctctctctctctctctctctctctctatatatatatatatatatatatatatatatatatctttcattttattacaaatacccacacaaacgcagagacgaaaacaaaaacaaaaaaactgcgcATGTATTTAGCAAAAGGAATGAACACTCGAGCATAAGATGCGTCCAAACATATTCTTAACTAACATCAAATCAGTATCAAAGTGCTTGAATAACACTCGGTtcccaataaataaattaaatatccgCCATGAAAAATACTTTGGCTTCAATCTCTTCTGATTAAATTTAGCATGATAAATATtagcttatttttttcattgttactttCATTTGCCTTAATCAACTTCTTAATCGTCACTATGACAGGTGTAGAAAGGggtataaaggaaaggaaaataaatgaagcaAAACGAGATGTGCAATTGCTGTTTCGAATTACACCTTAATTATGCAGTTCTGAAGGGGCAAATCTTAACGTTATTGTCGTGAAAATATCAGCTCCCGTTTATACCTTTTAACTACACCGGATATGAATCAGAATGTAAATTATTTACACACTGAGCTCTTTGGAATTGATTCTTttctattcacattttttttctttacaatatcaaaataaaaacaggaatgtctatcatttatttttttttttcgcgcagTGGAATTAGACATTTCCCTTTTagataaaccaaataaaaaaaatgaaatgcaatTCACTTATGATAGTTCGCGCTCTATAATAATCCCTTCCCATTTTAAATGCACAAAAATATGTAATGTCTATTATTCGCACAGAGAAATATCCATTCcccttttaaacacacacacgcccgcaaacacacacacacacacacacacacacacacacacacacacacacaacaacaacaaaaacaacaacaacaacaacaaccataacaacatgatcatcaacaacaacagcatcatcattatcaacaacagtaacacaTCTACTTCCTTTGACAACAACAAGCATTACCTTCGCCGTGGACATAAACTCCATCTGTTTCGCGCGCGACGTTTGCACTGTGACCTCGACCCGCAAGGAGTAGGTGTCTGCGAGCCTCGTGGGCGCGGACTTCCCCGTCGGGAGGCCGGGGCAGTACACGAAGCTGGGgatctgagggggagggggggaggggatgagagggtgtgggggtgaggggggtgaggggatgagagggtgtggggggaggggggaggggatgagagggtgtgaggggaggggggaaaggggatgagagggtatgggggtgagggggggaggggatgagagggttagaagggtgaggggggaggggatgagagggtgtggggggaaggggggaggggggaagggatgagaggtgtggggggaggggggaggggatgagagggtgtggggggagggtgggaggggatgagagggtgtagggggaggggggggaggggataagagggttagaagggtgaggggatgagagggtgtgggggtgagggggtgtgggggtgaggggagaggtttATAAGTGAGGTTTGCATATATTGGGGGTGTTTAATGTATCTGTTTGGGTTCTGAATTggattttgattctctctctctctctctctctatatatatatatatatatatat from Penaeus chinensis breed Huanghai No. 1 chromosome 39, ASM1920278v2, whole genome shotgun sequence harbors:
- the LOC125046728 gene encoding uncharacterized protein LOC125046728, whose translation is MGVLRMTREISEHAIFFYESDTAVIIQYRPGVADGRPHFSCVVAEIEDAAPWLVGYDKNGTYGFMLSPSQALFFGGDYKYTFVDSDPVREIPCNRWDSCIETFGNGTMSVEYHWSDQTLVADATGYSRERPVMAHTTGYYYAPRGRQTQVDVDVMYNFGFFDDNPDWGIYQWSVQIPSFVYCPGLPTGKSAPTRLADTYSLRVEVTVQTSRAKQMEFMSTAKNWYDYERKITRADFIPDPFSVEGYYVGVNEAVVIRDFRSGVEFIINKGLGNCTAINIPDTGYDTIVDPSGQVTIKDPLTLFGLGQVSNLTYYGKKRARGLPCDVWVGRLDQTVGNTTLEEKLTYEIYFLEEGWREDAGSEPLPDKLYPIPILVKIQQDFTSPSNPEYNTFVALEQNIFKFDQSALDMTVFDITPCFKGHDHIRRFQIAFPGEFRDDFDNKPDQFIRAIHGSLEMYLSVPSIRIQHMTVEFNERDGHLYCEFTLVDQPPVSGIDFPPSVGPPLEDVVASLQASMGNLVVFLVDESYDTPGHIKTMQAYEDSLREMFEDSCHPLKSSQQTVDSDTYRSQQEHGNIQKDTSLPESSPKKTGHTETHAEGETLVQRDRKDNEPVIADISKASFTEKLMDEIGRFNFYKMTKSAPMYTPGAMAGMGIGMFFLGLLLGTVAMLAILQKFGLSEGIEFIPMNSRRS